The Pirellulimonas nuda genome includes a region encoding these proteins:
- the frr gene encoding ribosome recycling factor: MSPDEALLDAEERMEKAVSKLKSDLTGIRTGRANPGMVDSLRVEVYGSPTPIKQIASVSAPEPQQLVIRPFDPSTIKEIEKGIIASDLGLTPNSDGKVVRLNIPALSGEVRKQMVSRTRDLTEETKVAIRNVRRDANKAIDQAEKDKLIGEDERDTFKDSVQELTKTYEGQASDLAKSKEAEVMED, encoded by the coding sequence ATGTCGCCCGATGAAGCACTGCTCGACGCCGAAGAGCGGATGGAAAAGGCGGTCTCTAAACTCAAGAGCGACCTCACCGGCATCCGCACCGGTCGGGCGAACCCCGGCATGGTCGATTCGCTTAGGGTCGAAGTGTACGGCTCCCCCACGCCCATCAAACAGATCGCCAGCGTCAGCGCCCCCGAGCCGCAGCAATTGGTGATCCGCCCGTTCGATCCCTCAACGATCAAGGAGATCGAGAAAGGGATCATCGCCAGCGACTTGGGCCTCACCCCCAACAGCGACGGCAAGGTGGTGCGGCTGAATATCCCCGCACTGTCCGGCGAGGTCCGCAAGCAGATGGTCTCCCGCACGCGCGACCTGACCGAAGAAACCAAGGTCGCCATCCGCAACGTCCGCCGCGACGCCAACAAGGCCATCGATCAGGCGGAGAAGGACAAGCTGATCGGCGAGGACGAACGCGACACGTTCAAGGACAGCGTCCAGGAGCTGACCAAGACCTACGAGGGTCAAGCGAGCGACCTAGCCAAGAGCAAGGAAGCCGAGGTGATGGAGGACTAG
- the rpsB gene encoding 30S ribosomal protein S2, translating to MSNLVNELVEAGVHFGHRSSRWNPKMRPYIYARKNLIHIIDVRETVRGLLRAKKYLAQVASRNSLILFVGTKRQAADAIEHEASRCGQPYVAERWLGGTLTNFRTIRDRLSRLEEVEAIRAGEAIHGYSKKAQSTLNREYRKMHRNLNGMRTMTRLPECMVVIDPKKEKNAVIEARKLGIAVVALTDTDCDPDMVDLPIPGNDDSLRSIEMITKILADAVMAGRVQANIQSQSAREGADAKKAEAQKASDAAMAEKSEAEPAAT from the coding sequence GTGTCGAATCTAGTAAATGAGTTGGTCGAGGCAGGCGTCCACTTCGGTCACCGCAGCAGCCGGTGGAACCCGAAGATGCGGCCGTACATCTACGCCCGCAAGAACCTGATCCACATTATCGACGTCCGCGAGACGGTCCGCGGCCTGCTGCGGGCCAAGAAGTACCTGGCTCAAGTGGCGTCGCGCAACAGCCTGATCTTGTTCGTGGGCACCAAGCGCCAAGCGGCCGACGCCATCGAGCACGAGGCCTCGCGCTGCGGCCAGCCCTATGTCGCGGAGCGTTGGCTCGGCGGCACGCTGACCAACTTCCGCACCATCCGCGACCGGCTCAGCCGGCTGGAAGAGGTCGAGGCGATCCGCGCCGGCGAGGCGATCCACGGCTACTCCAAGAAGGCTCAGTCCACGCTGAACCGCGAGTACCGCAAGATGCACCGCAACCTTAACGGCATGCGGACCATGACCCGGCTCCCCGAGTGCATGGTGGTGATCGACCCCAAGAAAGAAAAGAACGCCGTGATCGAGGCCCGCAAGCTGGGCATCGCGGTCGTGGCGCTCACCGACACCGACTGCGACCCGGACATGGTCGACCTGCCGATCCCCGGCAACGACGACAGCCTGCGTTCGATCGAGATGATCACCAAGATCCTCGCCGACGCGGTGATGGCGGGCCGGGTGCAGGCCAACATCCAGTCGCAATCGGCCCGCGAAGGCGCCGACGCGAAGAAGGCGGAAGCCCAGAAGGCCTCCGACGCGGCGATGGCTGAGAAGTCCGAAGCAGAACCGGCCGCGACCTAA
- a CDS encoding four helix bundle protein: MSSASRCLGIGPHWVGCVVGDVRGHQDLQVWQEAITLVDAVYTLCTSLPSDERYGLKSQMQRAAVSVPANVAEGAARDSTREFLRFLSISRGSLAELTTYFVICERRGMLDAESLADAKTCADRVGRMLTGLQRSLARRRDAQDQRGHPPPR; this comes from the coding sequence GTGAGTAGTGCTTCGCGTTGCCTAGGGATCGGGCCGCACTGGGTGGGCTGCGTTGTGGGTGATGTTCGGGGACACCAGGACCTCCAGGTTTGGCAGGAGGCCATCACGCTGGTCGACGCGGTCTACACGCTTTGTACGTCGCTTCCAAGCGATGAGCGTTATGGGTTGAAGAGCCAGATGCAGCGTGCCGCCGTGTCCGTTCCGGCCAACGTGGCTGAAGGGGCCGCCCGCGATAGTACACGTGAGTTCCTCCGATTTCTGTCTATCAGCCGCGGATCCCTCGCGGAGCTAACGACTTACTTCGTCATTTGCGAACGACGCGGGATGCTTGACGCGGAAAGCCTCGCTGACGCCAAGACTTGCGCCGATCGGGTGGGGCGAATGCTGACCGGGCTGCAACGCTCGCTGGCGCGAAGAAGAGACGCCCAGGATCAACGAGGCCACCCCCCGCCGCGGTAA
- the sppA gene encoding signal peptide peptidase SppA, whose product MPRLFAGTRLILLALLLAPCAALTAKEAAKPEAKPAAEKAKESKKVRLAKITLSGDYPETPGGSGPFAELGNDLKKLLGRIEKAKGDDTIAGMVLSFEDVSMGRGKLNELRGALADFRKAGKRVVAEMESADTQSYLIACACDEIVMPESGVLMLPGLRAEPLFYKGMLSKIGVRADFIHIGEAKGFGEEYTRKQWSEPVKQNITALLDDLYQQMIETIALDRPMTEAQVGEAIDAALITAGDAKERGLIDRIAYPHELREALAQRYDADGAGDRLVYVENYGQKEVDTDFSGPTGIFKLMKLLAGGDTSDPKSKVKKIAVVYAVGPIVSGESEEDIFGGSTTLGSTTIVEALDKADKDDAVAAIVLRVDSPGGSALASDLMWSKIQSIDKPVVASMGDVAASGGYYISMGCDAVLAEPGTVTGSIGVVGGKLALGGLFKKVGITTDLISRGANSGLLAATRPWNESERAAITGMMEECYDQFTAKAAAGRKMKQARVKELGGGKVYTGRQAKKLGLVDKLGTLEDAVAEAKKRAGLAADAEVKIESLPEAPDFFEQLFSSAKPEKEVRLSIDLSFLPAELERAVRSVGSMRRVFEGKPAAFVMPVGVIVD is encoded by the coding sequence ATGCCACGCCTATTTGCCGGAACCCGGCTGATCCTCCTGGCCCTGTTGCTGGCGCCTTGTGCGGCCCTCACCGCCAAAGAAGCTGCGAAACCCGAGGCCAAGCCGGCCGCAGAGAAGGCCAAAGAGTCTAAGAAGGTCCGGCTCGCCAAGATCACTCTGTCGGGCGACTACCCGGAGACCCCCGGCGGGTCGGGCCCGTTTGCCGAGCTAGGCAACGACCTCAAGAAGCTGCTGGGCCGGATCGAGAAGGCCAAGGGGGACGACACGATCGCCGGCATGGTGCTGTCGTTCGAGGACGTCTCGATGGGTCGGGGCAAGCTGAACGAGCTACGCGGCGCGCTGGCCGACTTCCGCAAGGCGGGCAAACGCGTGGTGGCCGAGATGGAGTCGGCCGACACCCAGTCGTACCTGATCGCGTGTGCGTGCGACGAGATCGTGATGCCCGAGTCGGGGGTGTTGATGCTCCCCGGGCTGCGTGCCGAGCCGCTGTTCTACAAGGGGATGCTGAGCAAGATCGGCGTGCGGGCCGACTTCATCCATATCGGCGAGGCCAAGGGCTTTGGCGAGGAGTACACCCGCAAGCAGTGGAGCGAGCCGGTCAAACAAAACATCACCGCGCTGTTGGACGACCTCTACCAGCAGATGATCGAGACGATCGCGCTCGACCGCCCGATGACCGAGGCCCAGGTGGGTGAGGCGATCGACGCCGCGCTGATCACCGCCGGCGACGCCAAAGAGCGGGGCCTGATCGACCGCATCGCCTACCCGCACGAGCTGCGCGAGGCGCTGGCCCAGCGCTACGACGCCGACGGCGCCGGGGACCGGCTGGTCTATGTAGAGAACTACGGGCAGAAGGAGGTGGACACCGACTTCTCGGGGCCTACCGGCATCTTCAAGCTGATGAAGCTGCTCGCCGGCGGCGACACGTCGGACCCCAAGAGCAAGGTCAAGAAGATCGCCGTGGTCTACGCCGTCGGCCCGATCGTTTCAGGCGAGAGCGAGGAAGACATCTTTGGCGGTTCGACCACGCTCGGCTCGACCACCATCGTTGAGGCCCTGGACAAGGCCGACAAGGACGACGCCGTGGCCGCGATCGTGCTGCGGGTCGATAGCCCCGGCGGGTCGGCGCTCGCCAGCGACCTGATGTGGAGCAAGATCCAGTCGATCGATAAGCCGGTCGTCGCCAGCATGGGCGACGTGGCCGCCAGCGGCGGGTACTACATCTCCATGGGGTGCGACGCCGTGCTGGCCGAGCCGGGGACCGTGACCGGCTCGATCGGCGTGGTCGGCGGCAAGCTGGCCCTGGGGGGGCTGTTTAAGAAGGTGGGCATCACCACCGACCTGATCAGCCGCGGCGCCAACAGCGGCCTGCTGGCCGCCACACGCCCGTGGAACGAAAGCGAGCGCGCCGCGATCACCGGCATGATGGAGGAGTGCTACGACCAGTTCACCGCCAAGGCGGCCGCGGGGCGCAAGATGAAGCAGGCCCGCGTGAAGGAGCTGGGCGGGGGCAAGGTGTACACCGGCCGGCAGGCGAAGAAGCTCGGGCTGGTCGACAAGCTCGGCACGCTGGAAGACGCCGTCGCCGAGGCAAAGAAGCGAGCGGGCCTCGCGGCCGACGCCGAGGTAAAGATCGAGTCGCTCCCCGAGGCGCCCGACTTCTTCGAGCAGCTCTTCAGCAGCGCCAAGCCGGAGAAGGAAGTGCGGCTGAGCATCGACCTGTCGTTCCTACCGGCGGAGCTCGAGCGGGCCGTCCGCTCGGTCGGCTCGATGCGGCGGGTGTTCGAGGGCAAGCCGGCGGCGTTCGTCATGCCGGTCGGCGTGATCGTCGACTGA
- the pyrH gene encoding UMP kinase produces MSSPYQRIILKLSGESFAPPGERGISMQEVLHIASQTARARALGVQIGIVIGGGNILRGAQFTSGNSHIQEATGHYMGMLATVINGLALQDALESLQVETRLMTAIKMDGVAEPFIRRRADRHLDKGRIVILAGGTGAPFVTTDTAAAQKALELGCDVLMKATRVDGVYSDDPEKNPHAVFYDKLTYNDVREKNLRVMDPTAIAHCMEHNLPILVFNYRTDGNIERAVRGEPLGTRVSA; encoded by the coding sequence ATGTCCTCTCCCTACCAGCGGATCATCCTCAAACTGTCTGGTGAGAGCTTCGCCCCCCCGGGGGAGCGCGGCATCAGCATGCAGGAGGTGCTGCACATCGCCAGCCAGACCGCGCGGGCGCGGGCGCTGGGGGTGCAGATCGGCATCGTTATCGGCGGCGGGAACATCCTCCGCGGCGCCCAGTTCACCAGCGGCAACTCCCACATCCAAGAGGCCACCGGCCACTACATGGGGATGCTGGCCACGGTGATCAACGGGCTGGCGCTGCAGGACGCGCTCGAGTCGCTGCAAGTGGAGACCCGGCTGATGACCGCCATCAAGATGGACGGCGTCGCCGAGCCCTTCATCCGCCGGCGGGCCGACCGCCACCTCGACAAGGGGCGGATCGTCATCCTGGCCGGGGGCACCGGCGCCCCGTTCGTGACCACCGACACCGCCGCGGCCCAGAAGGCGCTCGAGCTTGGGTGCGACGTGCTGATGAAGGCGACCCGCGTCGACGGCGTCTACAGCGACGACCCCGAGAAGAACCCCCACGCGGTGTTCTACGACAAGCTCACCTACAACGACGTCCGCGAGAAGAACCTCCGCGTGATGGACCCCACGGCGATCGCCCACTGCATGGAGCACAACCTGCCGATCCTGGTGTTCAACTACCGCACCGACGGCAACATCGAACGCGCCGTGCGGGGCGAACCGCTCGGCACCCGCGTCAGCGCGTAG
- the tsf gene encoding translation elongation factor Ts: protein MADISAAMVKELREATQLPMMKCKQALVESGGDMQAAMDALRKQGATFMDSRGDRSTEEGRIAQFIDRDKKVAAMIELQVESAPVAGNAEVVALANDLAKQLATGSGAKDAEALWDQPSPSQKGKTLREVRDEIVNKIREVFRVPRIKRVEGLSGGYVHHDGKSAVLLEVEGGDETLARDVSMHIAAMKPQALTVADLDAEAVEREKGIQKDRARAEGKPENIIDKMIEGRMRNFYAENVLLEQPFVKDDKLTVGAVAKGGGMTIKSFTLWKLGEGSES from the coding sequence ATGGCGGATATTTCCGCGGCGATGGTGAAGGAGTTGCGCGAGGCGACGCAGCTCCCGATGATGAAGTGCAAGCAGGCGCTGGTCGAATCGGGCGGCGACATGCAGGCGGCCATGGACGCGCTGCGTAAGCAGGGCGCCACCTTTATGGACAGCCGCGGCGACCGCTCGACCGAAGAGGGCCGGATCGCGCAGTTCATCGACCGCGACAAGAAGGTCGCCGCGATGATCGAGCTGCAGGTGGAGAGCGCCCCCGTGGCGGGCAACGCGGAAGTCGTCGCGCTAGCGAACGACCTGGCCAAGCAGCTCGCCACCGGCTCCGGGGCCAAGGACGCCGAAGCGCTGTGGGACCAGCCCTCCCCCAGCCAGAAGGGCAAGACGCTCCGCGAGGTGCGCGACGAGATCGTCAACAAGATCCGCGAGGTCTTCCGCGTGCCGCGCATCAAGCGCGTTGAGGGTCTGTCGGGGGGCTACGTGCACCACGACGGCAAGAGCGCCGTGCTGCTGGAGGTCGAGGGGGGCGACGAGACGCTGGCCCGCGACGTCAGCATGCACATCGCCGCGATGAAGCCCCAGGCGCTGACCGTGGCCGACCTCGACGCCGAAGCGGTCGAGCGCGAGAAGGGGATCCAAAAAGACCGCGCACGCGCCGAAGGGAAGCCGGAGAACATCATCGACAAGATGATCGAAGGCCGGATGCGCAACTTCTACGCCGAGAACGTCCTGCTGGAGCAGCCGTTCGTCAAGGACGACAAGCTCACCGTCGGCGCCGTGGCCAAGGGCGGCGGCATGACGATCAAGAGCTTCACCCTCTGGAAGCTGGGAGAAGGGAGTGAGTCGTGA